From Camelina sativa cultivar DH55 chromosome 5, Cs, whole genome shotgun sequence:
TCTCACATCACACACTCACAGTTGCTTACGGAGTTACGAAgcaaccaaattaaaaaaaaaaatttaacggacatattttttttttcgaaattgacgtaatttgttttacaaaatatctatattaaaaaaaaaattgtggaaaataGCAAAATcgagaaataaattatatttaattattatattaaaaaaaaaaaaatcaaactaaactaGAAGCATCAGGTAGACCTTGACGCCAATCGTCATTTCTATTAGTGGCTGAAACGCGACGGTTTCCACCGCTGCGATTCGCGTTAACAGTAGTAACGTTGGCGGTTTCGGTGGTGTGTTGTTTAACAGGGACTTCAGCTCGGCAAATGGGACAGTTAGGATGATCTTGAAGCCACTCTTCAATACAATCCACGTGGAAAGCGTGGTCACACGTAAGCCTCCGTATTTTTTCACCGTCGGTGATTACGTATAGACACACCGTGCACTCGTTTCCGATCTCCTTCGGATGTTTCTCCTCCTTTTGGACTTTCTCGCCGGATTCAGGAGGAGATACTACGGTCGTGGTGGTCGGTGAGGTGATGTCGACGGTGACGTCGTCGGAGGAAGAGGATGTGCTGCTGCTGCGGCGTGAGGAAGAGGAGTTGCGTCGGGAGGAAGAAGAGCAGGGGACGGTGAAGAAGAGAGCGTAAACTAAGGCGGGAACGGCGACGATTGCGATGACGGCGAAGATTAGTTTGAGAGGAGAGAGGTCGATGCTTCGTGGAGGAGCTGGGAACGGTGGTGGAGGGCCGAAGATGATGAAGGTTGAGTTTGTAGTGATGGTCGTGCCGGGAAAGACGGTGTCGGGAACAGTAACGGTGGGAGTTGGGACGACGGCGTCGTAGCCGGAGTCGGAGCCGAAGGTTGTTGTTGAATTATTGAACATGATTATGTGAATATGAAATGTGGTGGGGGACGAACgagtgataataataataatggataGTGCTTCTTATTACTAACTAAGACTATCCTCATTAATGTGATCCTTAGTTGTTTCTTAAggtaatttttaataataaaaagggaagaagaaactttgttaagagaaaaggaaaattttgttgattattgataGAACCAAGTTAAAGTGTTTCttagtaataaatataataaaataataattaataacttaaaatcaaaattattttatatatcataaaaacatattttaataataaaaacataaaataacatacaatatttaaaattaaaacataaaatgtttttaaaaaatgtcgTCTGCTTCACCGGAACCAAATCGACGACGAATCCATTAAGAATCAGATGTGGGAATcaattgaaagaaaagaaagaagtaacAAGACGATTTTgtggagaaagagatagaagagaaaactcgaaaatgaaatagaaaggccaaaaaaaaatttaccccaTTAATCTCATTTCACCTTTCAACCCATTGATATTGCGCCACCTATCCTTAAGAAACGTTTCTTGTGATCCTAAAATAAGAAACGTTTCTTACAGTTCTtacattttgtttcattaataattaatttctctaactaagaaattttctaagaaacaactaagaaccaccaatgaggatagtctaagtttggtttttttcctttttttcttcggcGAAAggtcaaaattaaataattttatttgtgagaacaaaatttaaaagtagTTTTGAGTATTCACTTACAGCTTAGCGGCTGTATTAATTTGCTAATCTCGTATCGTATGCAACAATCACTTTCGTAACTATTTTAATTATGCTTACATAACAAAGTAATAAATCTCTTTCAttggtttatttaattttgatagcGTGTCTCTATAATTCTAGTATGTATATGTaatttcgtttatttttttaatacagtgataaagatgaagaaggatcTTCTTTGGTGTTTTGTTATGATGGTTACATGGCACTAGTGGTTGGACATTTGGTGGTTTGTCGGTGCCaccaaaattatttattcttttatttccaaCCTTTATAtatctctactctactctactcttggttttggttataaGCTAATAATAGACCAGTGATTTGAGCTTTGAGGCGTAGTGGAGTATAGTGATGATGGATTTTATGGGTTTTACTTTTACATGTTTGTACTTGTCAAAATATACAATGCGTAATGTTATGAACTTAAGATGAGTAAAAAGAATTATTACGAGAAGTTTTGAAAGTTCTATTCAAATTGATATCAGCAATATGTTTGTACAActaagttattattattattattattaaaaaaaaattatggcaATAATAATTTTCAAGATTCGTGTTTCAAAGTGTCAATTACATATTTCAAAGATCACGAGACCGGTTATGGGGAAGAGATGAGGCTAGAGCGAACAAGATTGTTTTCATCGGCAAGAATTTGAACCGGGATAAGTTAGAGAAGGGTTTTAAAGCttgtttgatttaaatttttggaatttttatttttataaactatGTATATGTATACCGAGGAAAATAGTCAATGGAGTTGTTGTAATTCGATTTAAGTGCCGTCTGCCAAGAAATATAGTTGTTGAATTATATTGAGCGCACAAGTAAAAAAATTGGACTTCGTGGCAGTGGCAGAGATCTATTATACTTTCAAACTGACTCTATCTCAACTTCGGTACTTAAAATTACCTGAATCCTTGGTTGAGAGGTTCGAGAGGATATGATGCAGCAAACTTAATATCAAATCCATTTTGGCTTGATGTCTAAAAAAGTTTATATCataaaagttgatgttttaaatg
This genomic window contains:
- the LOC104785748 gene encoding RING-H2 finger protein ATL33-like, with translation MFNNSTTTFGSDSGYDAVVPTPTVTVPDTVFPGTTITTNSTFIIFGPPPPFPAPPRSIDLSPLKLIFAVIAIVAVPALVYALFFTVPCSSSSRRNSSSSRRSSSTSSSSDDVTVDITSPTTTTVVSPPESGEKVQKEEKHPKEIGNECTVCLYVITDGEKIRRLTCDHAFHVDCIEEWLQDHPNCPICRAEVPVKQHTTETANVTTVNANRSGGNRRVSATNRNDDWRQGLPDASSLV